A single window of Syntrophotalea acetylenica DNA harbors:
- a CDS encoding MotA/TolQ/ExbB proton channel family protein — MAGQESIFNVVSNGIIDVLTYIINSYSGLLQILVYLIMASIFGFALVKSYQSFRALSFYDFSKVKSRRSLHHLTADIKMPLALLAASFFVRTKLHYEQEQQRGTVDKVIPPDAFIRDAAFQFSERYFEEKFLEPVAMMANLMPPMGFIGTIIGMVVHFLANSGTLNTEITVAGIATALYTTFIALICFTFLEFLRKVFYALAHRRIDEGLSAITLLADDVPGDRG, encoded by the coding sequence CGATGTTCTTACCTATATTATCAACAGCTATTCCGGCCTGTTGCAGATTCTGGTGTATTTGATAATGGCCAGTATTTTCGGTTTTGCCCTGGTCAAATCCTATCAATCCTTCAGGGCGCTTTCCTTCTATGATTTCAGCAAAGTGAAAAGCCGACGTTCCCTGCATCATTTGACAGCCGACATAAAGATGCCGCTGGCCTTGCTCGCCGCTTCATTTTTTGTCCGCACCAAATTACATTACGAGCAGGAACAGCAACGCGGCACCGTGGACAAGGTTATCCCCCCCGATGCCTTTATCCGCGATGCGGCGTTTCAGTTCAGTGAACGCTATTTTGAGGAAAAATTTCTCGAGCCCGTGGCGATGATGGCCAATCTGATGCCGCCCATGGGGTTCATCGGCACCATTATCGGCATGGTCGTGCACTTTCTCGCAAATTCCGGAACCCTCAATACGGAAATAACCGTAGCCGGCATTGCGACGGCTCTTTATACCACCTTTATTGCTCTGATCTGTTTTACCTTTCTGGAATTCCTGCGCAAAGTATTTTATGCCCTGGCGCATCGGCGCATCGATGAAGGTCTGTCTGCCATAACTCTTTTGGCGGATGATGTTCCTGGCGACCGGGGCTAG